In a genomic window of Aggregatimonas sangjinii:
- the glgB gene encoding 1,4-alpha-glucan branching protein GlgB, protein MSNVTVHSLFSEFDISLFKAGKHYKLYEKLGSHPLIVDGVAGTYFAVWAPSARSVSVVGNFNQWQDSEHRLHVRWDASGIWEGFIPNIGHGEIYKYKIYSNNHGAVTEKADPFGRYCEHPPKTASVIWDSNYEWKDKKWMANRKEKNALDAPYSVYEVHLGSWKRKEDNTFLSYSELAVDLVEYVKEMGFTHVEFMPIMEYPYDPSWGYQLTGYFAPTSRFGDPQGFKQLVDALHQADIGVILDWVPSHFPEDAHGLGFFDGSHLYEHPDRKRGYHPDWKSLIFNYGRNEVRAFLISNALFWLDQFHADALRVDAVASMIYLDYSREDGEWDPNMYGNNENLEAMSLLREMNEAVYGMFPDVQTIAEESTAFSGVSRPVHLGGLGFGMKWMMGWMHDTLEYFKKEPVYRKHHQNDLTFSMTYAFTENFMLPFSHDEVVYGKQSLVYRMPGDEWQRFANLRVLFGYMFTHPGTNLIFMGGEFGQTSEWNFQQSLDWHLTQYDGHSGIQETIKDLNKLYKRLPALHEKQFSSEGFQWIDYGDHENSVLTYIRKGNEPKNDIYIALNLTPVPRENYRIGLPKKSGQVKEIFNSDAKKYGGSGMSSAISKLTAKEWHGHKKSIEITIPPLSIVIFK, encoded by the coding sequence ATGTCGAACGTTACAGTACATAGTCTTTTTTCCGAATTTGATATTTCGCTGTTTAAAGCTGGAAAACATTATAAACTTTATGAAAAACTAGGCTCACATCCGCTAATCGTCGATGGGGTAGCCGGAACCTATTTTGCGGTCTGGGCCCCTTCGGCGCGGTCCGTATCGGTCGTAGGGAACTTTAACCAATGGCAGGATAGTGAACACCGATTGCACGTCAGATGGGATGCCAGTGGTATTTGGGAAGGTTTTATTCCTAACATAGGCCACGGGGAAATTTACAAATACAAGATCTATTCGAACAATCATGGTGCCGTAACCGAAAAGGCGGACCCTTTTGGACGCTATTGCGAACATCCACCGAAAACCGCTTCGGTAATATGGGACTCCAATTACGAATGGAAGGACAAAAAGTGGATGGCCAACCGCAAGGAGAAGAATGCTTTAGACGCCCCTTATTCGGTCTATGAGGTCCATTTAGGTTCTTGGAAACGGAAAGAAGACAATACATTTCTATCCTATTCGGAACTTGCGGTTGATTTGGTGGAATACGTTAAGGAAATGGGTTTTACCCATGTCGAGTTTATGCCTATTATGGAATATCCTTACGACCCTTCTTGGGGATACCAGCTTACTGGATACTTTGCACCAACATCGCGATTTGGTGACCCGCAAGGTTTTAAGCAACTAGTCGATGCTCTCCACCAAGCCGATATTGGGGTTATTTTAGATTGGGTACCCTCTCATTTTCCGGAAGATGCGCACGGTTTAGGTTTTTTTGATGGCTCGCATCTGTACGAGCATCCCGACAGAAAAAGGGGATACCATCCCGATTGGAAAAGTCTCATATTCAACTACGGTAGAAACGAGGTACGCGCCTTCTTGATTAGTAACGCGCTATTTTGGTTGGATCAGTTTCATGCCGATGCCCTGAGGGTCGATGCGGTCGCCTCAATGATTTATTTGGATTATTCACGTGAAGATGGGGAATGGGACCCGAATATGTATGGGAACAACGAAAATCTGGAGGCGATGAGTCTTCTTCGGGAAATGAACGAGGCGGTCTACGGTATGTTTCCCGATGTACAGACCATCGCAGAGGAGTCAACGGCTTTCTCGGGCGTTTCGAGGCCTGTGCATTTGGGGGGTCTTGGTTTTGGTATGAAATGGATGATGGGTTGGATGCACGATACACTCGAGTATTTCAAGAAAGAACCCGTTTACCGTAAGCATCATCAAAACGATCTGACTTTCAGTATGACCTATGCATTCACCGAAAATTTTATGTTACCCTTTTCACACGATGAGGTGGTATACGGCAAACAATCGTTGGTATATCGCATGCCTGGGGATGAATGGCAACGTTTTGCCAATCTTAGGGTACTTTTTGGCTATATGTTCACCCACCCAGGAACCAACCTTATTTTTATGGGCGGGGAATTCGGACAGACCTCTGAATGGAATTTTCAACAAAGCCTTGATTGGCATTTGACCCAATACGATGGGCATTCCGGTATTCAAGAAACTATAAAAGACTTGAATAAATTATACAAAAGGTTGCCCGCGCTACATGAGAAACAGTTCAGTAGCGAAGGTTTTCAATGGATAGACTATGGCGATCACGAAAATTCGGTCTTAACGTACATCAGAAAAGGGAACGAGCCTAAGAATGATATTTATATTGCCTTGAACCTGACGCCGGTACCCCGCGAGAACTATCGTATCGGACTACCGAAAAAATCCGGGCAGGTTAAGGAAATCTTCAACAGTGACGCTAAAAAATATGGTGGCTCCGGAATGTCGAGTGCTATTTCTAAATTGACTGCAAAAGAATGGCATGGGCATAAAAAATCTATCGAAATTACCATCCCGCCTTTGAGTATTGTCATTTTTAAATAG
- the msrB gene encoding peptide-methionine (R)-S-oxide reductase MsrB produces MIKQIVLGLCLVFMGCKGNAQKEEMATKAEAKTETSFEVTKTKAEWKAELAEDEYYVLREAATESPFTSDLLDNKAEGTYVCAGCGTPVFKSETKFDSGTGWPSFYKEIEGNVAYDVDYKTGYERTEEHCATCGGHLGHVFNDGPEPTGLRHCINGVALDFVPDNK; encoded by the coding sequence ATGATAAAGCAAATAGTACTAGGCTTATGTCTTGTATTTATGGGATGTAAGGGCAATGCACAAAAAGAGGAAATGGCGACAAAAGCCGAAGCCAAGACCGAAACTTCATTTGAAGTGACTAAAACGAAGGCGGAATGGAAGGCGGAGCTTGCCGAGGATGAGTATTACGTATTGCGGGAAGCAGCAACCGAGAGTCCGTTTACTAGCGATTTACTCGACAATAAGGCCGAAGGCACCTATGTCTGCGCCGGTTGTGGTACGCCAGTGTTCAAGAGTGAAACCAAATTCGATTCCGGTACCGGGTGGCCTAGTTTTTATAAAGAGATCGAAGGCAATGTGGCCTACGATGTCGATTATAAGACCGGTTATGAACGTACCGAGGAACACTGTGCCACTTGTGGCGGACACTTAGGTCATGTTTTTAACGACGGGCCGGAACCTACGGGGCTTCGCCATTGTATCAATGGGGTCGCCTTGGATTTCGTGCCTGACAACAAATAG
- the mazG gene encoding nucleoside triphosphate pyrophosphohydrolase, with translation MNSREEQLKAFDRLLTIMDELRAQCPWDKKQTMQSLRHLTIEETYELGDAILENDLEEVKKELGDVLLHLVFYAKIGSETNDFDIADVCNDICEKLINRHPHIYGDVTVADEEDVKRNWENIKLSEGKKSVLEGVPNSLPALVKANRIQDKVAGVGFDWERPEQVWEKVQEELEEFQDEVKKGDRLKMEAEFGDVLFSMVNYARFLDINPENALERTNKKFIKRFQYLEGKAKGIGKSLKEMTLAEMDVFWEEAKKQ, from the coding sequence ATGAATTCCAGGGAAGAACAACTCAAAGCTTTTGACCGCTTACTCACCATCATGGACGAACTACGTGCGCAATGCCCGTGGGACAAGAAGCAAACGATGCAAAGCTTACGCCATTTGACCATCGAGGAAACCTATGAACTGGGTGACGCTATTTTGGAGAATGATTTGGAGGAAGTAAAAAAGGAACTTGGCGATGTGCTGCTTCACCTTGTTTTTTATGCCAAAATAGGCAGTGAGACAAACGATTTTGATATTGCCGATGTCTGCAATGATATCTGTGAAAAGCTCATCAATCGTCATCCGCATATTTATGGAGACGTTACCGTAGCCGACGAGGAAGACGTAAAGCGAAATTGGGAGAATATAAAATTATCAGAGGGTAAGAAAAGTGTTTTGGAGGGCGTGCCGAACAGCTTGCCGGCTTTGGTAAAGGCCAATAGGATTCAGGACAAGGTCGCAGGTGTAGGCTTCGATTGGGAAAGACCGGAACAGGTTTGGGAAAAAGTTCAGGAGGAGTTGGAAGAGTTTCAAGACGAGGTTAAAAAAGGCGATAGGCTAAAAATGGAAGCCGAATTCGGGGATGTACTCTTTTCTATGGTGAATTATGCCCGTTTTTTGGATATCAACCCTGAAAATGCCCTAGAGCGGACGAACAAAAAATTCATCAAACGCTTTCAGTATCTGGAAGGTAAGGCGAAAGGTATTGGAAAGTCCCTAAAGGAAATGACCTTGGCCGAGATGGATGTTTTTTGGGAGGAAGCAAAGAAACAGTAG
- a CDS encoding M48 family metallopeptidase produces MKKGLLIIAIFLGVTACKTNPFTGKSTLNFFPNSQIFPTAFAQYDQFLTENKVVKGGEDAATIKKVGQRISSAAERWLTANGYAGYLKDYQWEYNLVQDENVNAWCMPGGKIVFYTGILPITQTETGIAVVMGHEVAHALADHGAQRMSAGTLQQLGAVAGNIAIKDERTRNTFNQAYGLGSTVGLMLPFSRSHETEADRIGLQIMAIAGYDPAEASELWKRMKAKSGGQAPPEFLSTHPSNDTRIANLASWAPAAREEAKKFGVTTFK; encoded by the coding sequence ATGAAAAAAGGACTTTTAATTATAGCTATTTTTCTAGGAGTTACGGCTTGTAAAACAAATCCGTTTACAGGAAAGAGCACTTTGAACTTTTTCCCTAATAGTCAGATTTTCCCGACTGCCTTTGCACAATATGATCAGTTCTTAACGGAAAATAAGGTAGTAAAAGGTGGAGAAGATGCCGCGACCATCAAAAAAGTGGGGCAACGCATATCTTCTGCTGCTGAAAGATGGTTGACGGCCAATGGGTACGCCGGATATCTGAAAGACTACCAATGGGAATACAATCTGGTACAGGACGAAAATGTAAACGCTTGGTGTATGCCCGGTGGTAAAATCGTTTTCTATACGGGTATATTGCCCATTACGCAGACCGAGACCGGTATTGCCGTGGTCATGGGACACGAAGTGGCGCATGCCTTGGCGGACCACGGGGCACAGCGTATGAGTGCAGGAACCTTACAACAGTTGGGTGCAGTCGCCGGTAACATCGCCATAAAGGACGAGCGTACCAGAAATACCTTCAATCAGGCGTATGGTCTTGGTTCTACCGTTGGGCTCATGTTACCCTTTAGCCGAAGTCACGAGACCGAGGCAGACCGTATAGGTTTGCAGATTATGGCCATAGCCGGTTATGATCCCGCCGAAGCCTCCGAGCTCTGGAAACGAATGAAAGCTAAAAGTGGTGGTCAAGCTCCCCCGGAGTTTTTGAGTACGCACCCTTCTAACGATACACGTATCGCCAATCTGGCCAGCTGGGCACCAGCCGCTCGGGAAGAGGCGAAAAAATTCGGGGTTACCACCTTCAAATAG
- a CDS encoding SMP-30/gluconolactonase/LRE family protein, translating into MTLNLKITFIPLVALLMSSAACQSQHSDIIAEGAELVLVADDYTFTEGPAVDAEGNVFFTDQPNNRILKWSPDEGVSVFMQPSGRANGLYFDHEGNLLACADEKFQLWRIDSDKNVTVLWEQFEGLDLNGPNDLWVDPNGGIYFTDPYYQRPYWERSESAMKKEQVYYISPDMGNIKVVIDDFARPNGIIGSADGKTLFVSDRGNNKTYSYEILEDGMLSEGTLFCELGSDGMTIDNQGNVYLTGDGVTVFDKNGKQIEHIPTGKKWTANVTFGGPNQDLLFITAMDSVFTLQMNVKGVRN; encoded by the coding sequence ATGACTTTAAATCTAAAAATTACATTTATACCCTTGGTGGCTCTTCTCATGTCTTCTGCCGCTTGTCAAAGCCAACATTCCGATATCATTGCCGAAGGTGCCGAACTCGTTCTGGTCGCCGATGATTATACCTTTACGGAGGGGCCTGCGGTAGATGCCGAGGGTAATGTCTTTTTTACAGATCAACCGAACAACCGAATCTTGAAATGGTCTCCCGACGAAGGGGTTTCAGTATTTATGCAGCCCTCCGGACGCGCAAACGGACTTTATTTCGATCACGAAGGAAATCTTCTCGCTTGTGCCGATGAGAAATTTCAATTGTGGCGTATCGATTCCGATAAGAACGTTACGGTACTCTGGGAACAATTCGAAGGCCTCGACCTTAACGGACCCAACGATCTTTGGGTCGACCCGAACGGTGGCATTTATTTTACCGATCCTTATTATCAAAGACCTTATTGGGAACGTAGTGAAAGTGCAATGAAAAAAGAACAGGTATATTATATTTCCCCCGATATGGGCAACATTAAAGTAGTGATAGATGATTTTGCCAGGCCTAACGGCATTATTGGTAGTGCCGATGGTAAAACTCTTTTTGTTTCGGACAGGGGAAACAATAAAACGTACTCCTACGAAATATTGGAAGATGGAATGCTATCGGAAGGGACATTATTTTGCGAGCTGGGTTCCGATGGAATGACGATTGACAATCAAGGAAATGTCTACCTGACCGGGGATGGCGTTACCGTATTCGATAAGAATGGAAAGCAAATAGAACATATTCCCACCGGGAAAAAATGGACGGCCAACGTTACTTTTGGGGGGCCAAATCAAGACCTCTTGTTCATAACCGCAATGGACTCGGTGTTTACGCTGCAGATGAATGTGAAGGGGGTACGGAATTAG
- a CDS encoding DUF1572 family protein → MSQAANYIKSAFFEFKRYRMLGNKTFDQLSEKDFYWTHSDSDNSIAIIVKHMVGNMRSRWTNFLTEDGEKSWRDRETEFTDPYTTKTEILHAWENGWQCVFDALNAINEDNFDSVILIRNEKHTLIEAINRQLAHYASHVGQIVLLGKMIKGNDWVSLSIPKGESEKFNKEKFGK, encoded by the coding sequence ATGAGCCAGGCCGCGAATTACATCAAGAGTGCTTTTTTCGAGTTTAAGAGATATCGGATGCTCGGCAATAAAACTTTTGATCAGCTTTCAGAAAAGGATTTTTATTGGACGCATTCAGACTCGGACAATTCCATCGCCATTATCGTTAAGCACATGGTGGGCAATATGCGTAGCAGGTGGACTAATTTCTTGACCGAAGACGGTGAAAAATCCTGGCGCGACCGCGAAACGGAATTCACCGATCCCTACACGACCAAAACCGAAATTCTGCATGCTTGGGAAAATGGGTGGCAATGCGTCTTCGATGCCCTGAACGCAATCAATGAAGACAATTTTGATTCCGTTATACTGATACGCAATGAAAAGCATACTCTTATTGAAGCTATCAATCGGCAATTAGCCCACTATGCAAGCCACGTAGGACAAATCGTTTTATTGGGTAAAATGATTAAAGGTAACGATTGGGTTTCGCTATCGATTCCCAAAGGAGAATCGGAAAAATTCAACAAAGAAAAGTTCGGGAAATAA
- a CDS encoding collagen-like protein, with product MKKSIFYLSMLLSLLVISCSGRDGLDGFDGRDGVDGVDGVNILGQVVDIQGTFDADGDYSIFYEFPQSIEVFETDVVLVYLLWDQTEDTNGDPVDIWRLMPQTRILDQGLLQYNYEHTFFDVTMFLEADFDIGTLPAADTDDQIFRIAIIPAEQAQGSRFDRSNVDAVMQLLGVKEKDVQRVKVN from the coding sequence ATGAAAAAATCTATTTTTTATCTCAGTATGTTATTGTCGCTTTTAGTGATTTCCTGTTCCGGTCGGGACGGACTAGACGGTTTTGATGGTAGGGATGGTGTGGATGGTGTTGATGGTGTTAACATTCTAGGTCAGGTGGTTGATATACAGGGAACATTTGATGCAGACGGTGATTATAGTATTTTTTATGAGTTTCCACAGTCAATAGAGGTTTTTGAAACCGATGTCGTTCTGGTCTATCTACTATGGGACCAGACCGAGGATACTAATGGCGACCCGGTAGATATTTGGAGACTAATGCCGCAGACCCGAATTTTAGACCAAGGACTTTTACAGTACAATTATGAGCATACTTTTTTTGACGTGACCATGTTCCTTGAGGCCGATTTTGATATAGGCACACTGCCCGCTGCCGATACCGATGACCAAATCTTCCGAATTGCTATTATTCCTGCCGAGCAAGCTCAGGGGTCCCGTTTTGATCGAAGTAATGTAGACGCGGTGATGCAGTTGTTGGGCGTGAAGGAAAAAGATGTTCAAAGGGTAAAAGTGAACTAG
- a CDS encoding glycoside hydrolase family 31 protein, with protein MITNTELEYKGNLYPNQIVDFSQDVDKLYFTSENGVVLQITVLRNSALRFRYATEYNFEPDFSYAISEKGIRGYDKLVVSETKTEYLLETIRMKILVDKKTMRIQISDPEGNIINEDEIGFHWEENYEYGGNTVKMSKITQTGESFYGLGDKAMHSNLKGKRVSNWVTDQYAYGKDQDPLYKAVPFYVGLTENKAYGIFFDNTFKTHFDFAHERRNTTSFWADGGEMNYYFIYGPDVSKVVRLYTDLTGKPELPPLWALGFQQSKWSYFPESNVKEIAKKFRDLNIPCDAIYLDIDYMDGFRCFTWDKTKFPDPKRMISELEEDGFKTVVMIDPGIKVDRDYWVYQEAMENDYFCKRGDGPYMNGKVWPGKCNFPDFTNPEVRQWWAELYKEFMTELGVHAVWNDMNEPAVMEVPSKTAPLDTRHYYEGNPTTHRKAHNIYGMQMVRATYNGVKKHSYPKRPFVITRAAYSGTQRYACTWTGDNVATWEHLWLANVQMQRMCMSGYSFVGSDIGGFAEQPNGELFARWIQLGIFHPFCRVHSSGDHGDQEPWSFDSGVTDVVRKFIELRYQLLPYLYTMFYEYSNNGIAMLKSLVMFDQEDPQTHFRTDEFIFGHQILVCPIQEPNAQGRRMYVPRGNWYNFWTDELIKGGREMWVDADIDSIPLFVKEGAMIPKYPVQQYVGEKDIDQLRIEVYYKNGIENSTVYEDGQDGYDYTKGRYSLRNFKLQGKPAQLSIQQYKDGTFVTDYETIEFKFHGLSFEIGGIEIDSEKVSLEDVKYGEDLSIQVSKNFTVLRVLGK; from the coding sequence ATGATTACCAATACCGAACTTGAATACAAGGGTAACCTATACCCCAACCAAATCGTCGATTTTTCACAAGACGTAGATAAACTATATTTTACCTCTGAAAATGGTGTGGTGCTGCAAATAACGGTACTACGCAATAGTGCGCTACGGTTTCGCTACGCGACCGAGTACAACTTCGAGCCCGACTTTTCCTATGCCATTAGTGAAAAAGGCATTCGAGGGTACGACAAATTGGTTGTTTCCGAAACGAAGACCGAATATCTATTGGAAACGATTCGGATGAAGATACTGGTCGATAAAAAAACCATGCGTATCCAGATTTCGGACCCGGAAGGAAACATCATCAACGAAGATGAAATAGGTTTTCATTGGGAGGAGAACTATGAGTATGGTGGCAATACCGTGAAAATGAGCAAAATCACCCAAACTGGCGAGAGTTTTTACGGTTTGGGCGATAAGGCGATGCATTCCAATCTCAAGGGCAAACGCGTGAGCAATTGGGTAACCGATCAATACGCCTATGGTAAAGATCAGGACCCTTTGTACAAGGCCGTTCCTTTTTATGTAGGGTTGACGGAAAATAAGGCATACGGAATCTTTTTCGACAATACGTTCAAGACCCATTTCGATTTTGCGCACGAGCGTCGTAATACGACCAGTTTTTGGGCCGATGGAGGCGAAATGAATTATTATTTCATCTACGGCCCGGATGTTTCGAAGGTAGTACGCCTATATACCGATCTCACAGGAAAACCAGAACTTCCTCCTTTATGGGCCTTAGGATTTCAACAATCGAAATGGAGTTATTTTCCCGAGAGTAATGTGAAGGAAATCGCCAAGAAATTCAGGGATTTGAACATTCCCTGCGATGCGATTTATTTGGATATCGATTATATGGATGGTTTTCGCTGTTTCACTTGGGACAAAACGAAATTTCCAGACCCAAAACGAATGATTTCCGAGCTCGAGGAAGACGGCTTCAAGACGGTGGTCATGATCGATCCGGGAATTAAAGTGGATCGTGACTACTGGGTGTACCAAGAGGCCATGGAGAACGACTACTTTTGTAAACGTGGCGATGGGCCTTACATGAACGGTAAAGTATGGCCAGGAAAATGCAATTTCCCTGATTTTACCAATCCCGAAGTGCGTCAGTGGTGGGCGGAATTATACAAGGAATTTATGACCGAGCTGGGCGTACACGCCGTTTGGAACGATATGAACGAACCTGCCGTGATGGAAGTTCCTTCGAAAACCGCGCCTTTGGATACGCGCCACTACTACGAGGGGAATCCGACGACACATCGCAAGGCCCATAATATCTACGGCATGCAAATGGTGAGGGCAACATATAACGGTGTTAAAAAGCATTCGTACCCCAAACGTCCTTTTGTCATTACCAGGGCGGCCTATTCCGGAACCCAACGTTATGCGTGCACGTGGACGGGCGATAACGTGGCCACATGGGAGCATTTGTGGCTCGCCAACGTGCAGATGCAGCGCATGTGCATGAGCGGCTATTCGTTCGTCGGTTCCGATATCGGTGGTTTTGCAGAGCAACCCAACGGCGAACTGTTCGCAAGATGGATTCAACTCGGTATTTTTCATCCTTTTTGTAGAGTACACTCAAGTGGCGACCACGGTGATCAAGAACCATGGTCTTTCGATAGTGGCGTAACGGACGTAGTACGTAAATTTATTGAATTACGGTACCAATTGTTGCCTTATCTCTATACCATGTTCTATGAGTATTCGAACAATGGTATCGCCATGCTCAAGTCTTTGGTCATGTTCGATCAAGAAGACCCACAGACGCATTTCAGGACCGATGAATTTATTTTTGGGCACCAAATTTTGGTCTGTCCGATACAGGAGCCTAATGCCCAAGGCCGAAGAATGTATGTACCTAGGGGCAACTGGTATAATTTCTGGACAGATGAATTGATCAAAGGCGGTCGGGAAATGTGGGTAGATGCCGATATTGATAGTATTCCTTTATTTGTGAAGGAAGGTGCAATGATTCCGAAATACCCGGTGCAACAGTATGTAGGGGAAAAGGATATCGACCAATTGCGAATCGAAGTCTATTATAAAAATGGAATAGAGAATTCTACGGTGTACGAAGATGGCCAAGATGGCTATGACTACACCAAAGGGCGCTATAGCTTGCGTAATTTTAAACTACAGGGAAAACCGGCCCAATTGTCCATTCAGCAATATAAGGATGGTACGTTCGTAACGGACTATGAAACCATCGAATTCAAGTTTCATGGTTTGTCATTTGAAATTGGTGGCATAGAGATTGATAGTGAAAAGGTGAGTTTAGAGGACGTAAAATACGGCGAGGACCTCTCCATTCAAGTGAGCAAAAACTTTACGGTATTGCGTGTTCTCGGAAAATGA
- a CDS encoding N-acyl-D-amino-acid deacylase family protein, with translation MKIVILKYVLPLCLLIIGCTGPATTFDVLIKNGEILDGSGEKAYQGDIGINADTIAAIGKLDDAKGRSIIDATGLTVAPGFINMLSWANESLIVDGRSQGDIRQGVTLEVLGEGNSMGPLNDAMKEDMKAGQSTLTYDIEWSTLGEYLEYLENKGVSTNIASFIGNATLRKHTIGYENRPPTDAEMETMKRLTREAMEEGAVGLSTSLIYVPSGHATTDEIIELAKEVSKYDGMYISHIRDEEGDLLEAVNELITISEKANIAAEIYHFKASGDANWHLLDSAISLVETARKRGLPITTDMYMYNASSTGLNVLLPAWAKEGGHAATMKLIGQQEKREQMIKEVDFHVPPENILMVGFRNKAMRTNIGKTLADIAKERNISPAETIVDLIREDDSRIQVVYFSMSEENIKKKLALPYMSICSDAGSYTNEGVFLEQSTHPRAYGSFARLLGKYVREEKVLSLEEAIYKLTTLPATNLKLKKRGALKEGYYADITIFDANTITDNATFEKPHQYATGMQYVLVNGTPVLEKGEHTGALPGRVVRGPGWKENTK, from the coding sequence ATGAAAATTGTCATCTTAAAGTACGTGCTACCGTTATGCCTTCTGATTATCGGCTGTACCGGTCCTGCGACCACCTTCGATGTGCTGATCAAAAACGGTGAGATTTTGGATGGCTCCGGCGAAAAAGCCTATCAAGGGGACATCGGCATCAATGCCGATACGATTGCGGCTATCGGGAAATTAGATGATGCAAAAGGTCGTTCGATAATTGATGCCACAGGACTCACCGTCGCGCCAGGGTTCATCAATATGCTGAGCTGGGCCAATGAATCGCTCATCGTCGACGGTAGATCACAGGGCGATATCAGGCAAGGGGTGACCTTGGAAGTACTTGGTGAGGGAAATTCAATGGGTCCTTTAAACGATGCTATGAAGGAAGATATGAAAGCGGGCCAGTCTACCCTAACTTACGATATCGAATGGTCTACGCTTGGCGAGTATCTTGAATACCTTGAAAATAAAGGCGTTTCTACGAATATTGCTTCCTTTATCGGAAATGCCACCTTACGAAAACATACGATTGGTTACGAGAACAGGCCACCTACCGATGCGGAAATGGAAACCATGAAACGCCTGACGCGAGAAGCTATGGAAGAAGGGGCAGTAGGTCTTTCTACTTCTCTGATATACGTGCCCAGTGGCCATGCGACAACCGATGAAATTATTGAATTGGCCAAAGAGGTCTCGAAATATGACGGGATGTACATATCCCACATTCGCGATGAGGAAGGGGATTTGCTCGAAGCGGTAAATGAACTGATCACCATTTCCGAAAAAGCGAACATAGCAGCCGAAATCTATCATTTTAAGGCATCCGGCGATGCGAATTGGCACTTATTGGATTCCGCCATTTCCCTTGTTGAGACCGCTCGAAAAAGAGGGTTGCCCATAACGACCGACATGTATATGTACAATGCGAGCTCGACCGGATTGAATGTACTACTCCCAGCATGGGCCAAGGAAGGCGGACATGCCGCGACCATGAAGCTTATCGGTCAACAAGAGAAGAGGGAACAAATGATCAAGGAGGTCGATTTTCACGTACCGCCAGAAAATATTCTTATGGTCGGTTTTCGGAACAAAGCAATGCGCACCAACATCGGAAAAACGCTGGCCGATATTGCCAAGGAGCGCAATATTTCGCCTGCGGAAACTATTGTCGATCTTATTCGTGAAGACGACAGCCGCATACAAGTGGTTTATTTTTCGATGTCGGAAGAAAACATAAAGAAAAAATTGGCCCTTCCGTATATGTCTATTTGCTCCGATGCCGGTTCCTACACCAATGAAGGTGTATTTTTGGAACAAAGTACACATCCCCGGGCGTATGGCTCTTTTGCGCGACTTTTGGGAAAATACGTGCGAGAAGAAAAGGTACTTTCATTAGAGGAGGCCATATATAAGCTGACCACACTCCCTGCCACCAATCTTAAACTAAAGAAACGGGGTGCCCTTAAAGAAGGGTACTATGCCGATATTACTATCTTCGATGCAAATACCATAACCGACAATGCCACTTTCGAAAAACCACACCAATACGCCACTGGAATGCAATACGTATTGGTAAACGGCACTCCCGTCCTAGAAAAAGGCGAACATACAGGTGCTTTACCCGGCAGAGTAGTTCGTGGACCGGGATGGAAGGAAAACACTAAATGA